A single genomic interval of Spirosoma linguale DSM 74 harbors:
- a CDS encoding glycoside hydrolase family 10 (PFAM: glycoside hydrolase family 10~SMART: glycoside hydrolase family 10~KEGG: cja:CJA_3066 endo-beta-1,4-xylanase, xyn10C), whose protein sequence is MTSLKTITLLTLLTALSAACRTDKSEFVLAKPESVATLEPINKYDALKTYLNTGDNPNFKLGAGVGLSDYLAKGVVYRMINSNFNDITLGYEMKHGAVVKADGKLDLTNVTNLLKAAQAAGVSVYGHTLAWHANQNASYLNSLLLTGVDFDPADKRVNYANGSFEQNQTGWNSWGGSSTRDIINTGLVGTKSLRFTHTSKANPWDAQIALDFSPSPIPVGEYTLSFFVRSDAPGKFRCSTVGSGADVQYQPDVITTTTWQYVEWDIKSAGTLSALRYDMGTTPGTYYLDEVRLNPKSTLYKKPVILQLSADEKTRIIGGAMDKWISEMVTQTKPYVKAWDVVNEPMDDAKPSTLKTAAGRAALATDEFYWQDYLGKDYAVRAFKLARQNGNADDILFINDYNLEYDLNKCQGLIDYVRYIEANGAKVDGIGTQMHMSLDTKRENIDQMFRLLAATGKMIKISEMDIGIGTGIKTAAATPAQYKAQAELYEYTIKKYMELVPAKQRYGITMWSPMDSPDGSSWRAGEPIGLWKRDYTRKQAYGGFANGLAGRNVSADFK, encoded by the coding sequence ATGACATCTCTAAAAACGATAACCCTGCTAACGCTCCTCACGGCGCTGTCGGCGGCCTGTCGGACCGATAAAAGCGAGTTTGTGCTGGCTAAGCCCGAAAGCGTGGCCACGCTGGAACCGATCAATAAGTATGACGCACTGAAGACCTATCTCAACACGGGCGACAATCCCAACTTTAAGCTGGGGGCGGGCGTTGGATTGTCCGATTACCTGGCGAAGGGCGTGGTGTACCGGATGATCAACAGCAACTTTAACGACATCACCCTTGGTTACGAAATGAAGCACGGGGCCGTTGTCAAAGCCGATGGTAAGCTGGATCTGACCAACGTGACCAACCTGCTCAAGGCCGCTCAGGCGGCTGGCGTTAGCGTGTATGGGCATACACTCGCCTGGCACGCCAACCAGAACGCGTCCTACCTCAACAGCCTGTTGCTGACCGGTGTCGACTTCGACCCGGCAGATAAACGCGTGAATTATGCGAACGGCTCCTTCGAACAGAACCAGACTGGGTGGAACTCCTGGGGTGGCTCAAGCACCCGCGACATTATCAACACGGGGCTGGTGGGCACCAAAAGCCTGCGTTTTACGCACACATCCAAAGCCAATCCCTGGGATGCCCAGATCGCCCTCGACTTCAGCCCGTCGCCAATACCCGTGGGCGAGTACACCCTGTCGTTCTTCGTCCGGTCCGATGCGCCCGGCAAATTCCGCTGCTCAACGGTGGGTAGCGGTGCCGACGTGCAGTACCAGCCCGACGTAATCACGACCACAACCTGGCAGTATGTGGAATGGGACATTAAATCGGCGGGTACCCTTTCGGCGCTACGCTACGACATGGGGACCACACCCGGAACGTATTACCTCGACGAGGTTCGGCTGAATCCTAAGTCAACCCTTTATAAAAAGCCCGTTATCCTTCAGCTGAGCGCAGACGAAAAAACGCGGATCATCGGGGGCGCGATGGACAAATGGATTTCGGAGATGGTGACCCAAACCAAGCCATATGTAAAGGCGTGGGACGTGGTCAATGAGCCTATGGACGATGCCAAACCCAGTACGCTGAAAACCGCAGCGGGTCGGGCTGCTCTGGCCACGGACGAATTTTACTGGCAGGATTACCTGGGCAAAGATTACGCCGTTCGGGCCTTTAAACTGGCTCGTCAGAATGGCAATGCAGACGATATACTGTTTATCAATGACTATAACCTGGAATACGATCTGAACAAGTGCCAGGGATTGATCGACTACGTCAGGTACATTGAAGCCAACGGAGCTAAAGTAGACGGCATCGGCACGCAGATGCACATGAGCCTCGATACCAAACGGGAAAATATCGATCAGATGTTTCGGCTGCTGGCGGCCACGGGCAAAATGATCAAGATCTCTGAGATGGACATAGGTATTGGTACGGGAATCAAGACAGCCGCAGCTACGCCAGCCCAGTACAAAGCACAGGCCGAGTTATACGAGTACACGATCAAAAAGTACATGGAGCTCGTACCGGCCAAACAACGCTACGGCATCACGATGTGGAGCCCGATGGATAGCCCCGACGGGTCCTCGTGGCGGGCTGGTGAGCCAATTGGCCTCTGGAAACGCGATTACACCCGAAAACAGGCTTATGGTGGTTTCGCCAATGGGCTGGCGGGCCGGAATGTAAGCGCTGATTTTAAATAA
- a CDS encoding two component transcriptional regulator, AraC family (PFAM: ATP-binding region ATPase domain protein; response regulator receiver; Two component regulator three Y domain protein; Two component regulator propeller; helix- turn-helix- domain containing protein AraC type; histidine kinase A domain protein~SMART: response regulator receiver; Helix-turn- helix, AraC domain; histidine kinase A domain protein; ATP- binding region ATPase domain protein~KEGG: sdn:Sden_1699 ATP-binding region, ATPase-like protein): MLFKRLLVLLWLWWPCIVSGQSGKLFTVETGLSGSLVTDIHQDQSGFVWIATEDGLNRFDGIKFTVYQHSKKDTTSLLNNQIHALFADKSGRMYVGSTEGLQYYDPATDAFHTIPLKLPNGQSINASVSTLCQRKNGDVLVGTSGHGTFKLIRKGPLLFGRKVLANAPSEIIIRILEDTEQNLWVSTEDKGLYRFSGQSVNAYFVSKKSQNNIISSICQDRYGRLFVGNMSSGLYRYDPASNTFLSIPYNGRTDLPVADLLVNRNNQIVVATSGKGMKYFDPVSDKILDLESSVTSFDFSRTKVNTMLEDQAGNIWLGIYQKGLLLLAGNTNRFGYIGYKSVSRKSIGSSAVMALTQDTQGTVWVGTDSDGLFALPATSNASVHYLTDKEGGTAPSNILTIHEDSQKNLWLGSYLTGLSRFDRNTGKSTYIDKLVDKRGDNVQRVFSIKEDARQRLWIGTMGSGVFQLDLRSGAVKNFEALPGKLYRPELNYIPNSWINCLLVTKDNKLFIGTFDGLGCLDLDTENFVSTLGTNRLMAGTVVYSLYEDNKGNLWIGTSQGLKKMNRSTKEITSFDADQGLPGNFIWAIQGDKMGDLWLSTNRGLSKMDVDSSTFTNFYSSDGLQGNEFSRGASLNTSSGELFFGGVNGISYFKPDEVRVANKRLTVRIVDLFIRDKPVKKGMLSGSFQVVDTTVTNATEFNLAHHDNSFTLEFSTMDFIDAERVAYQYSINNNDWEELRPGSNRLTFDNLSPGRYEFQLRAKFNSAVSEIRQVTVIVHPVWYLSTWAKLVYALLFLLLGILIARIIKNRRQAKAEFLAHQRQEEINEAKLQFFINIAHEIRTPLTLVVSPLQKLITTDQNEERGHLYDIMGRNTKRILDLVNQLMDIRKIEKGQMTLQLAQIEMTRFTKEVCQLFEEQILSKQIQFILDVPPERIFARIDPQNFDKVLINVLSNAFKFTPSGGTIRVALTVGHSETADSQPDLAIAIEDSGHCISEPETERIFECFYQSEEHRGYNQQGTGIGLHLVKQLVELHGGSIKAENMDPVGCRFLITLPLESAVDETAAPVAGLPVGHHQLPELAENGQTEVKSRKKARRIVIADDDTEICHYLTDELSGEYTIFAYANGEDAYKGIVREKPDLVVSDVMMPVMDGMALCRKLRANPLVNHIPVILLTAKTEESSNALGFELGADAYITKPFNIDILSKTIKSLIRNRQIILNNESEQQYQEEFISKVSIKSADTKLLEKVHALINKNLSNPDLSVEMIAGEIGISRVHLHRKLKELTNSTTRDLIRHIRLKQAADLLTTKGLTVSEVAFATGFANVNNFSVSFKELYGVSPAHYAEQQLVKH; the protein is encoded by the coding sequence ATGCTCTTTAAACGTTTACTAGTTCTCCTTTGGCTGTGGTGGCCATGCATCGTTTCAGGCCAGTCGGGTAAGCTGTTCACGGTCGAAACGGGCCTGTCGGGCAGTCTGGTCACGGACATCCATCAAGACCAGAGTGGCTTTGTCTGGATAGCCACCGAAGACGGATTGAACCGATTCGACGGGATAAAATTCACGGTCTACCAGCACAGCAAAAAAGATACGACCAGCCTGCTGAACAACCAGATTCATGCGCTCTTTGCCGACAAAAGCGGGCGCATGTATGTTGGCTCCACCGAAGGGCTCCAATATTACGACCCGGCCACCGATGCCTTCCACACCATACCGCTAAAACTGCCCAACGGGCAATCGATCAACGCCAGTGTGTCGACCCTGTGCCAGCGAAAAAATGGCGATGTGCTGGTGGGCACCTCCGGTCACGGCACCTTCAAACTAATCCGAAAGGGCCCCCTCTTGTTTGGCCGGAAAGTACTGGCAAATGCGCCCAGCGAAATAATTATCAGGATTCTGGAGGATACCGAGCAAAATCTCTGGGTATCGACGGAAGATAAGGGCCTCTATCGATTCAGCGGCCAGTCGGTGAACGCGTATTTCGTATCCAAGAAATCGCAGAACAACATCATCAGCAGCATCTGCCAGGATCGTTATGGACGGCTGTTTGTGGGCAACATGAGCAGTGGTTTGTACCGCTACGACCCGGCCAGTAACACCTTCCTGTCGATTCCTTACAACGGGCGCACCGACCTGCCGGTGGCCGATCTGCTCGTCAATCGAAACAATCAGATCGTTGTGGCCACCAGCGGGAAAGGCATGAAGTATTTCGATCCGGTGTCCGACAAAATTCTGGACCTGGAATCCAGCGTGACCAGCTTCGATTTTTCGCGAACCAAAGTGAACACCATGCTGGAAGATCAGGCCGGTAACATCTGGCTTGGTATTTATCAGAAAGGCCTGCTGCTGCTGGCGGGTAACACCAACCGCTTCGGGTATATTGGCTACAAATCGGTGAGTCGCAAGTCGATTGGATCGAGTGCCGTTATGGCTCTGACGCAGGATACGCAGGGAACCGTTTGGGTAGGCACCGACAGCGATGGCCTGTTTGCCTTACCGGCCACCAGCAACGCCAGTGTTCATTACCTGACGGATAAGGAAGGCGGTACGGCCCCATCGAACATTCTGACGATTCACGAGGACTCCCAAAAAAATCTGTGGCTCGGCTCGTACCTGACGGGCTTGTCCCGCTTCGATCGCAACACCGGGAAAAGCACCTACATCGACAAGCTGGTCGATAAACGGGGCGACAACGTACAGCGTGTGTTCAGTATTAAGGAAGATGCCCGCCAACGGCTTTGGATCGGCACGATGGGTTCCGGTGTTTTCCAGCTGGACCTACGGTCGGGGGCGGTCAAAAACTTTGAAGCCTTACCCGGCAAGCTCTACCGGCCCGAACTCAACTACATTCCGAACAGCTGGATCAACTGCCTGCTCGTTACGAAAGACAATAAACTATTCATCGGCACCTTCGACGGGCTGGGCTGTCTGGACCTCGACACCGAAAATTTCGTATCTACGCTGGGTACGAATCGGTTGATGGCCGGTACCGTCGTGTACTCACTCTACGAAGACAATAAGGGCAATTTGTGGATAGGCACGTCGCAGGGACTGAAAAAAATGAACCGTTCGACGAAGGAAATCACCTCGTTCGACGCGGACCAGGGCTTACCCGGCAACTTCATCTGGGCCATACAAGGTGATAAGATGGGCGATCTCTGGCTCAGCACCAACCGGGGACTTTCGAAGATGGATGTCGACTCCAGCACGTTCACTAATTTCTATTCCTCGGATGGGCTGCAGGGGAATGAATTTAGTCGGGGAGCCTCGCTCAACACCAGCAGCGGGGAGTTGTTTTTCGGTGGCGTGAACGGCATTTCCTATTTCAAGCCCGACGAAGTCCGCGTTGCCAACAAGCGGCTGACGGTGCGAATCGTTGACCTGTTTATCCGAGACAAACCCGTTAAGAAGGGAATGCTGTCGGGCAGTTTCCAAGTGGTCGATACCACCGTTACGAACGCTACCGAATTTAATCTGGCTCACCATGATAACTCGTTTACGCTGGAATTCTCGACCATGGATTTCATCGATGCTGAGCGGGTAGCCTACCAATATTCAATAAACAACAACGATTGGGAGGAATTAAGACCCGGTTCTAACCGGCTAACCTTCGATAATCTGTCGCCGGGCCGGTACGAATTTCAGCTACGGGCAAAATTCAACAGCGCCGTTTCAGAGATTCGGCAGGTAACGGTCATCGTCCATCCGGTCTGGTATTTATCGACCTGGGCTAAACTTGTTTACGCGCTACTCTTCCTGTTGCTGGGTATACTGATTGCCCGAATTATCAAAAACCGGCGACAGGCAAAAGCGGAATTTCTGGCGCACCAGCGTCAGGAAGAAATCAACGAAGCCAAGCTTCAGTTTTTCATAAACATCGCCCATGAGATACGGACTCCCCTAACGCTGGTGGTCAGTCCGCTGCAAAAACTCATTACTACCGATCAGAACGAGGAACGCGGCCATCTGTACGACATTATGGGGCGTAACACAAAACGAATACTGGATCTGGTGAACCAGCTCATGGACATCCGGAAAATTGAGAAGGGGCAGATGACGCTGCAACTCGCCCAGATTGAGATGACCCGGTTTACGAAAGAAGTTTGTCAGCTTTTTGAGGAACAGATTCTTTCGAAACAAATTCAGTTTATCCTGGACGTTCCGCCAGAGCGGATTTTTGCCCGCATCGACCCGCAGAATTTCGACAAAGTACTGATCAATGTATTGTCCAATGCGTTCAAATTTACCCCTTCTGGCGGCACGATCCGGGTGGCGCTGACCGTGGGCCATTCTGAAACGGCGGATAGTCAACCCGATTTAGCGATTGCCATCGAAGATTCGGGACATTGCATCAGTGAGCCGGAGACCGAACGAATATTCGAATGTTTTTATCAATCCGAAGAACACCGGGGGTATAATCAGCAGGGTACGGGCATTGGTCTCCATCTGGTAAAGCAACTGGTTGAGTTGCACGGGGGCAGCATCAAAGCCGAAAATATGGACCCGGTCGGTTGTCGTTTTCTGATCACCTTACCGCTCGAATCGGCTGTTGACGAGACAGCGGCACCGGTGGCAGGATTGCCTGTCGGCCATCACCAATTGCCGGAGTTGGCAGAGAATGGCCAGACCGAAGTGAAATCCCGGAAGAAAGCCCGTCGTATCGTTATTGCCGACGACGACACGGAGATCTGCCATTACCTCACGGATGAATTATCGGGCGAGTACACGATTTTTGCCTATGCCAATGGCGAGGATGCGTATAAAGGAATCGTGAGAGAAAAACCCGATCTGGTGGTCAGTGACGTCATGATGCCGGTAATGGACGGAATGGCCCTCTGCCGAAAGTTGCGGGCAAATCCACTGGTTAACCACATACCCGTTATTCTGCTGACGGCCAAAACGGAGGAGTCGAGTAATGCACTGGGATTTGAATTAGGAGCCGACGCTTACATCACCAAACCGTTCAACATCGACATACTGTCGAAAACAATTAAAAGCCTGATCCGAAATCGGCAGATCATCCTGAACAATGAAAGCGAGCAGCAGTATCAGGAGGAGTTCATTTCGAAGGTCAGTATCAAATCCGCCGATACAAAGCTCCTGGAAAAAGTACACGCCCTGATCAATAAAAACCTGTCTAACCCCGACTTAAGTGTCGAGATGATTGCCGGTGAAATTGGTATAAGCCGGGTACACCTTCATCGGAAATTAAAAGAGTTGACAAACTCGACAACGCGGGATTTAATCAGGCATATCCGACTAAAACAGGCGGCTGATCTGCTGACTACGAAGGGATTGACGGTTTCGGAAGTCGCCTTTGCCACGGGCTTTGCGAATGTGAATAACTTTTCGGTGTCCTTCAAAGAATTGTACGGTGTATCGCCCGCTCACTATGCCGAACAACAGTTGGTAAAACATTGA
- a CDS encoding glycoside hydrolase family 43 (PFAM: glycoside hydrolase family 43; Carbohydrate binding family 6~SMART: cellulose binding type IV~KEGG: scl:sce3304 putative xylosidase/arabinosidase), with protein sequence MNRYFSLFLILSTLLSGAPAVHAQQTSNYTQVNTYVNPVLPGDHPDPTMLRVGDDFYHCGSSFHFTPYLPIYHSKDMVHWEVISRVVPPTASFVSDRPSAGIWQGAITYFYGSYWIYFSANGQWFSKASSPKGPWSEPVRVKGDPKTGPLGYDNSIFVDDDGKPYMVIKNGQKTNRLQELGRDGQLTASAIDLDWVNAKLQYSWAEGPVMCKRNGYYYYFPAGDVSGGQYAMRGKALTADSTQWERLGDFFKPITDPKTGFRRPNHISAPIQLADGTWWTIGQSYEKPLEGADWSGMGRQTGLYQVIWEGDRPWGLAPTTKPVARPNLPQSGILWRSAQSDRFDSDVLSPNWHFLSKRVADRYSLSARKGWVRLSPDTARVHLMQKETDHYYTAVTRVDLNADDPAAKAGIYLTNGNQKVFAQLYSGFDTGKKIVFRLDTAIRTVPNSVGSVVWLKVERNEHQLTGYYSRDGTKWTAVGPPISSVSLDKAQPNFNSWVGTSIGLFAEGKPADFDFFICKDGFSSLPAVGYSNYYGVEKTGVTAGSGVTNDSSQGGWFMLSGVDLGMGNDAAKQVQLQVSTTMEGTLELWLDDLSNGKKIATIPFKSTTGKATSKTVSQSVKGVSGHHDVFVKFPAGKANIVTVKALQFQK encoded by the coding sequence ATGAACCGTTACTTTAGCTTATTTCTTATCCTGAGCACCTTGCTCTCGGGAGCCCCAGCTGTCCATGCACAGCAGACGTCCAACTACACCCAGGTCAACACCTACGTCAACCCGGTACTTCCCGGCGATCATCCAGACCCAACCATGCTGCGCGTGGGGGATGACTTTTACCATTGCGGGTCGAGTTTTCATTTCACGCCCTATCTGCCCATCTATCATTCCAAAGACATGGTGCATTGGGAGGTTATCAGCCGCGTAGTGCCGCCCACCGCTAGTTTTGTCTCCGACAGGCCTTCGGCGGGTATCTGGCAAGGGGCCATTACCTATTTCTACGGGTCGTACTGGATTTACTTCTCGGCCAACGGGCAATGGTTTTCCAAAGCCAGCAGCCCCAAAGGACCGTGGTCGGAGCCGGTGCGGGTGAAAGGTGATCCCAAAACGGGGCCACTGGGCTACGACAATTCGATCTTTGTCGACGACGATGGCAAGCCGTACATGGTGATCAAGAATGGTCAGAAAACCAACCGATTGCAGGAGCTGGGACGGGATGGCCAGCTGACGGCCTCGGCCATTGATCTCGACTGGGTCAACGCCAAACTACAATATAGCTGGGCGGAGGGGCCGGTGATGTGCAAGCGGAATGGCTACTACTACTATTTCCCGGCGGGCGACGTGTCGGGCGGGCAATATGCCATGCGGGGCAAAGCCCTCACCGCCGACTCGACTCAATGGGAACGGCTCGGCGATTTCTTCAAACCCATCACCGATCCTAAAACGGGATTCCGTCGGCCCAACCACATTTCGGCCCCGATTCAGTTGGCCGATGGCACCTGGTGGACAATTGGCCAAAGCTATGAAAAGCCGCTTGAAGGAGCCGATTGGTCGGGCATGGGCAGGCAAACGGGCCTGTATCAGGTTATTTGGGAAGGAGACCGTCCGTGGGGCCTAGCGCCCACCACCAAACCAGTGGCACGACCCAATCTGCCCCAGTCGGGTATTCTGTGGCGAAGCGCACAGTCAGACCGGTTCGATAGCGACGTGCTTTCGCCGAACTGGCATTTTTTGAGCAAACGGGTAGCAGACCGGTATTCGTTGTCGGCGCGTAAAGGCTGGGTACGTCTCTCACCCGACACCGCCCGTGTGCACCTGATGCAGAAAGAAACGGATCATTATTATACCGCCGTCACCCGTGTCGACCTCAACGCCGACGATCCCGCTGCAAAAGCCGGTATCTATTTGACCAATGGCAATCAGAAGGTGTTTGCCCAACTCTACAGTGGGTTCGATACGGGTAAAAAGATCGTTTTCAGACTCGATACGGCCATCCGCACGGTGCCCAATTCAGTCGGCAGCGTTGTCTGGCTGAAAGTGGAACGGAACGAGCACCAGCTGACCGGCTACTACAGCCGTGATGGAACGAAATGGACCGCCGTTGGGCCTCCCATCAGTTCGGTAAGTCTGGACAAGGCCCAACCCAATTTCAATTCGTGGGTGGGTACCAGTATAGGTTTATTTGCCGAAGGCAAACCCGCCGACTTTGATTTTTTCATCTGTAAAGACGGCTTTTCCAGCCTTCCGGCCGTGGGTTACAGCAATTATTATGGCGTCGAAAAAACAGGGGTCACTGCCGGGTCTGGCGTTACCAATGACTCCAGTCAGGGCGGCTGGTTTATGCTGTCGGGCGTTGATTTAGGCATGGGTAACGACGCAGCTAAACAGGTTCAGCTCCAGGTATCGACTACTATGGAAGGAACGCTTGAGCTATGGCTCGACGATTTAAGTAACGGGAAAAAGATCGCCACCATCCCGTTTAAATCAACTACTGGCAAAGCGACCTCGAAAACGGTAAGCCAATCCGTCAAAGGGGTTTCAGGGCATCACGATGTCTTTGTGAAATTTCCAGCTGGAAAAGCTAATATCGTTACGGTGAAAGCGTTGCAATTTCAAAAGTAG
- a CDS encoding putative esterase (PFAM: putative esterase~KEGG: acp:A2cp1_2437 putative esterase), with translation MKKWFLLTLSVLLPLLTRSQSTKQIVIGQIDSLDSKILQEKRKLWVHVPDSYRQEGASKRRYPVVYLLDGESHFRSVVGMIHQLSTANGNTICPEMIVVGIPNTNRLRDLTPTPGGGMIPSAADSTRLKNSGGGEKFTAFIEGELIPHMDSLYPTEPYKVFIGHSLGGLMVINTLIHHPNLFNAYVAIDPSMWWANQKLLHTAKQVIASQTYAGKALFVGIANTMESGMDTLGVQADTSGSTQHIRSILALNRLLKANGQTGLRYQGKYYGLDDHSSVPLIAEYDALHFIFASYRLKLTDQDYEEDNTGLADKLTTHFRAATRQLGYQVKPPESLVNELGSFMVSQKKFTKAESLFKLNVATYPASFNAYDSYGDYFMAKKDTLSAITNFQKSLSLKETPATRKKLTALLNRATPAPTTKK, from the coding sequence ATGAAAAAATGGTTTCTACTGACCCTATCTGTTCTCTTACCCCTACTAACACGATCTCAATCGACGAAGCAAATTGTCATCGGGCAGATTGATAGCCTAGACTCAAAAATCCTCCAGGAGAAGCGTAAACTTTGGGTGCATGTACCAGACAGTTATAGACAGGAAGGGGCATCCAAACGACGGTATCCGGTGGTCTATCTGCTGGATGGCGAGAGCCACTTTCGCTCGGTGGTGGGGATGATCCACCAACTAAGCACCGCCAATGGCAATACGATCTGCCCGGAGATGATCGTGGTGGGGATTCCCAATACCAATAGGCTGCGGGATCTGACACCCACACCAGGGGGCGGAATGATTCCATCGGCTGCCGACAGTACAAGACTGAAAAACTCGGGCGGAGGGGAGAAATTCACCGCCTTCATCGAAGGCGAACTGATTCCTCACATGGACTCCCTGTATCCCACTGAGCCCTACAAAGTATTCATCGGCCATTCGCTGGGTGGGCTGATGGTCATTAATACGTTGATTCATCACCCGAACCTGTTCAACGCCTACGTGGCCATCGACCCGAGTATGTGGTGGGCTAATCAAAAGCTGCTCCATACCGCTAAGCAGGTTATTGCCAGCCAGACGTATGCGGGCAAAGCCCTGTTTGTTGGTATCGCCAACACGATGGAGTCGGGGATGGATACCTTGGGGGTACAGGCGGATACGAGTGGCTCTACCCAACACATCCGCTCCATCTTAGCCTTGAATCGCTTACTAAAAGCCAATGGACAAACCGGCTTACGCTACCAGGGGAAATACTACGGCCTGGATGACCATAGCTCGGTGCCACTCATCGCCGAATACGACGCACTCCATTTCATTTTTGCTTCCTACCGGTTAAAGCTGACCGACCAAGACTATGAGGAAGATAATACCGGGTTAGCCGATAAACTGACAACCCATTTTAGGGCCGCCACCCGGCAGTTGGGCTATCAGGTGAAGCCCCCGGAAAGTCTAGTCAATGAACTGGGCTCTTTCATGGTATCCCAGAAGAAGTTTACAAAAGCCGAAAGTCTGTTCAAACTCAATGTGGCGACTTACCCAGCCAGTTTCAACGCTTATGACTCGTATGGCGATTACTTTATGGCCAAAAAAGACACCCTCAGTGCTATCACAAATTTTCAGAAATCTCTTTCGCTGAAAGAAACACCCGCAACGCGGAAAAAGCTGACGGCTCTTTTAAATCGGGCCACCCCGGCGCCAACAACGAAGAAATAA
- a CDS encoding short-chain dehydrogenase/reductase SDR (PFAM: short-chain dehydrogenase/reductase SDR; KR domain protein~KEGG: xac:XAC0580 oxidoreductase): protein MQKQVLDKVVAITGAGSGIGKAIAIELARYGAKVVVGSRTEAALIEVVEQIKQAGGEAVHVVTNVKNKEDLLRLVNTAVDTYGRLDVMVNNAGVAHISPIDELDLNEWEEMIDSNLKGVLYGMAAAIPIFKQQLSGHIINIISTSGLKIVPTQGVYAATKNAVRTLTEAFRQESDGTIRITGISPGYVKTNLVNTVKDEAKRQQVIQAMEQLGLPPVAVANAVIYAVSQPAHVEVGDIVIRPAKQN, encoded by the coding sequence ATGCAAAAGCAAGTTTTGGATAAGGTAGTTGCTATTACGGGTGCTGGAAGTGGTATTGGTAAGGCCATCGCGATCGAGTTGGCCAGGTATGGAGCCAAGGTAGTGGTAGGCTCCCGCACGGAAGCGGCATTGATTGAGGTGGTCGAGCAAATAAAACAAGCGGGCGGAGAAGCCGTACATGTAGTGACCAATGTAAAGAATAAAGAAGACCTACTCCGGTTAGTTAATACCGCTGTCGACACCTATGGCAGGTTGGATGTCATGGTCAATAATGCTGGTGTCGCGCATATTAGCCCTATTGATGAGCTGGACCTGAACGAATGGGAAGAGATGATCGACAGTAACTTGAAAGGCGTTTTGTATGGCATGGCAGCCGCCATCCCTATTTTCAAACAGCAGCTGTCCGGTCACATCATCAACATTATTTCCACCTCGGGCTTAAAGATAGTGCCAACCCAGGGTGTGTATGCCGCCACTAAAAATGCCGTGCGAACCCTGACCGAAGCATTCCGCCAGGAGTCGGACGGCACCATTCGCATCACGGGTATTTCGCCGGGTTATGTAAAAACAAACCTGGTCAATACCGTAAAAGATGAAGCAAAACGCCAACAGGTAATACAAGCAATGGAGCAATTAGGACTACCTCCGGTTGCGGTGGCCAATGCTGTAATCTATGCGGTCAGTCAGCCAGCCCATGTAGAAGTAGGCGACATTGTCATTCGGCCGGCAAAACAGAATTGA